A window of the Oryza brachyantha chromosome 5, ObraRS2, whole genome shotgun sequence genome harbors these coding sequences:
- the LOC102703127 gene encoding transmembrane protein 33 homolog: MGGGDASSGGGDGPEQERRRAAAAAYNYEGDARWAVYWSNVLVPPHLASRPVVVDHYKRKFYQRYIDRELVVEPMTLTGSTPPSRPEVRSSSSSSSENVRARSSGSSSRSAAPPPPPPQTDSATNPLRFDARTIHFSINAWVLVVAGLGMLPILPKHLADRACKLSLLGTIFSSAYSLYSTYGKPRAWNMPAVQGWLQSVLGTKDFIHLMFSLMLFTSQLHLKIAALPVFCWALDHVARFLRRNFARSSFYRRYLEEPCLWVETNNTTLSLLSSNAEIALGFLLIISLFSWRRSIIQTFMYWHVLKLMYHAPVTTSYHQSVWAKIGRIVNPYIHRYAPFLNTPISAAQRWWLR; encoded by the exons atgggAGGGGGAGAcgccagcagcggcggcggcgacgggccgGAGCAGGAGCGGAGGcgggctgctgcggcggcctACAACTACGAGGGCGACGCGCGCTGGGCGGTGTACTGGTCCAACGTCCTCGTGCCCCCGCACCTCGCCTCccgccccgtcgtcgtcgaccacTACAAGCGCAAGTTCTACCAGCGATACATC GATCGTGAGTTAGTGGTTGAGCCGATGACATTGACTGGTTCTACACCGCCAAGCAGACCAGAAGTAAGGTCTTCATCTTCCTCGTCCAGTGAGAATGTCAGGGCCCGTAGTTCAG gaTCAAGTTCCAGATCagctgcaccaccaccaccaccgccacaaACAGACAGTGCTACAAATCCTTTGCGGTTTGATGCACGGACCATACACTTCTCCATTAATGCTTGG gTACTTGTTGTTGCTGGTCTGGGGATGCTTCCAATTTTGCCAAAACATCTTGCAGACAGAGCCTGTAAACTTTCACTGCTGGGAACAATATTCTCATCTGCGTATTCTCTATACAGCACTTATGGG AAACCAAGAGCATGGAACATGCCTGCAGTTCAGGGTTGGTTGCAATCTGTACTTGGAACCAAGGATTTTATCCATTTGATGTTCTCTCTTATGCTCTTCACGTCTCAGTTGCACTTAAAGA TTGCCGCACTGCCTGTGTTCTGCTGGGCACTTGATCATGTTGCTCGATTTTTAAGGCGTAATTTCGCTCGCTCATCCTTTTATAG GAGGTACTTGGAGGAACCTTGCCTTTGGGTAGAGACAAATAACACTACACTCAGTCTCCTCAGTTCAAATGCTGAGATTGCCTTGGGTTTTCTTCTGATCATATCACTTTTCTC GTGGCGACGTAGCATAATTCAGACGTTCATGTACTGGCAT GTGTTGAAGCTGATGTACCATGCTCCTGTAACTACTAGCTATCACCAGAGCGTGTGGGCAAAAATTGGCCGGATTGTCAACCCGTACATCCATCGCTATGCACCCTTCCTCAACACACCCATTTCTGCGGCCCAGAGATGGTGGCTCAGGTAG
- the LOC107304219 gene encoding RNA polymerase sigma factor sigC, with protein MGLQMMRGRPCGPCCSSSSSSSSSSWMPSKHSHPPLNRRKISSESLRALTLRILLKRKEYHNGDISRISASSSAVLQITENKSNSKVDAERNILDDALDRKSEIEWIKKDISSLMDRSYTSSNLQYDMLMQNIHMLEISLAGKDLVRLERDILVHIERLGALKSFNASMSRVTLSPIYESEFSLPGDIVKLDPDIIPEEQNDEVIVRSGKSHERKLKRMRASEKGSRVSVRTPSRKSKKSSSSQFIAEWKNYPGRRRSIAREQSALLVSIKECANLEKIRENLLKDGSEVSYARWAKAAGVDEVLLKSRLQEGYCCRERLLVTTEWLVKYIAKTYTGMGTAFEDLLQAGKMGVLNGAEKFDSQKGCKFSTYVKYWIRKAMLALLVENSGVIQLPARMEGIIRKVKEARRAIRYNTGRHPTDAEIATLIGVSVANVRLARKCSRRVVSLYTEIGVGQNTKFVEVTPDTSLEAPDEAMFRMQLRERLLHVLDRLPPREGHVLKLRHGLEDGKCRSLEQIGSIYHVSKEWIRKIEKSAMSKLRNEDVHNELKDFRGF; from the exons ATGGGTTTGCAGATGATGCGTGGTAGGCCCTGCGGGCCGTGCTgttcgtcctcctcctcctcctcttcctcgtccTGGATGCCCTCCAAGCATTCTCACCCTCCAT TGAATCGAAGGAAAATTTCATCGGAATCACTTAGAGCATTGACCTTGCGCATCTTGCTCAAACGGAAGGAATACCATAATGGGGATATCTCAAGGATTTCAGCATCTTCATCCGCTGTGCTTCAAATCACAGAGAACAAGTCCAATAGCAAG GTTGATGCAGAAAGAAATATTCTTGATGATGCTCTTGACAGAAAGTCAGAGATTGAATGGATTAAAAAGGATATCTCTTCTTTGATGGATAGAAGTTACACAAGCAGTAATTTGCAGTATGACATGCTAATGCAAAATATTCACATGTTAGAAATTAGTTTGGCTGGTAAAGACTTGGTAAGGCTGGAAAGGGATATCCTTGTACATATCGAACGGCTGGGAGCTCTGAAATCATTCAATGCGTCTATGTCCAGGGTCACTCTATCACCAATATATGAATCAGAGTTTTCACTTCCTGGGGATATTGTTAAGCTTGATCCAGATATTATTCCAGAGGAGCAAAATGATGAGGTAATTGTTCGAAGTGGGAAAAGTCATGAGAGGAAACTGAAAAGAATGAGAGCATCAGAAAAGGGTTCTCGGGTCTCCGTGAGAACACCCTCACGAAAATCAAAGAAGTCCAGTAGTAGTCAATTTATAGCTGAGTGGAAAAACTACCCAGGCCGAAGAAGGAGCATTGCACGAGAACAATCAGCCTTGCTGGTGTCTATCAAG GAGTGTGCAAACCTtgagaaaataagagaaaactTGTTGAAGGATGGGAGTGAAGTCAGCTATGCGAGGTGGGCCAAGGCAGCTGGAGTTGATGAAGTATTGTTGAAGAGTAGGCTGCAAGAAGGTTACTGCTGCCGAGAGAGGTTACTGGTAACCACCGAGTGGCTAGTCAAGTACATTGCGAAGACATACACTGGAATGGGAACAGCTTTTGAGGATCTACTGCAG GCTGGGAAAATGGGGGTCCTTAATGGTGCTGAGAAATTCGACAGCCAAAAAGGATGCAAGTTCTCTACTTATGTGAAGTACTGGATAAGGAAAGCAATGTTAGCACTTCTTGTTGAAAACTCTGGAGTAATCCAGCTGCCC GCAAGAATGGAGGGTATAATTCGTAAGGTCAAGGAAGCAAGACGGGCAATTCGCTACAACACAGGGAGGCACCCGACAGATGCAGAAATCGCGACCCTCATTGGTGTATCAGTTGCCAATGTTAGGTTGGCGCGGAAGTGCTCTCGACGAGTTGTGTCACTCTACACGGAGATTGGAGTTGGACagaatacaaaatttgtg GAAGTGACTCCCGACACTTCTTTGGAAGCTCCAGATGAGGCTATGTTCCGGATGCAGTTGAGAGAAAGGCTGCTCCATGTGCTGGACAGGCTGCCCCCAAGGGAAGGGCACGTACTGAAGCTCCGGCACGGCCTGGAAGACGGGAAATGCAGGTCCCTGGAGCAAATTGGGAGCATTTACCATGTCTCCAAGGAATGGATCAGGAAAATAGAGAAGTCGGCCATGTCGAAGTTGCGGAATGAGGACGTGCATAATGAACTGAAGGACTTCCGCGGATTCTAG
- the LOC102703403 gene encoding transcription factor MYBS2-like: MAWRCSHSTAACRVGAGQRDGEAGAAMSSGEEGGGAAAGLRLFGVQLHAAASAPTASQHLHKSYSMDCLRLQDSSPCLASLLSPSPSSSPPLPSALLLSIGEECERPADGYLSDGPHGAATMRERKKGVPWSEQEHRLFLAGLEKLGKGDWRGISRSFVTTRTPTQVASHAQKFFLRQNSNGKKTNKRRTSLFDMVQDCDSGRSLASDPASHCKNISASLSLKVSHQKSADSVWLSSEASVSDAAPAVMEQAQQAHGYGSHHCTPLDLELGMSLSTPSIGT; the protein is encoded by the exons ATGGCGTGGAGATGCTCTCACTCGACTGCAGCTTGCCGCGTCGGCGCAGGCCAACGAGACGGCGAGGCAGGAGCCGCCATGAGCTCCGGGGAggaaggtggcggcgccgccgccgggctaAGGCTGTTCGGGGTGCAGCTCCATGCTGCCGCCAGCGCGCCCACGGCGTCCCAGCACTTGCACAAGAGCTATAGCATGGATTGCCTCCGGCTGCAGGATTCTTCTCCTTGCCTGGCGTCTCtcttgtcgccgtcgccgtcgtcgtcgccgccgttgccgtccGCCTTGCTACTGTCCATCGGCGAGGAGTGCGAGAGGCCCGCCGACGGCTACCTCTCCGACGGGCCTCACGGCGCGGCAACCATGCGGGAGAGGAAGAAAG GAGTTCCATGGAGCGAGCAGGAGCACAGGCTGTTCCTGGCGGGACTGGAGAAGCTCGGGAAGGGCGACTGGCGAGGCATCTCCCGGAGCTTCGTCACCACGAGGACGCCCACCCAGGTGGCCAGCCATGCCCAGAAGTTCTTCCTCAGGCAGAACAGCAACGGCAAGAAGACCAACAAGCGCCGGACCAGCCTCTTCGACATG GTTCAGGATTGTGACAGTGGAAGATCTCTTGCCTCTGATCCTGCTTCTCACTGCAAGAACATCTCTGCCTCTCTGTCTCTGAAAGTCTCGCACCAGAAATCAGCTGACAGTGTATGGCTTTCGTCAGAGGCATCAGTTTCAGATGCAGCTCCAGCCGTCATGGAGCAGGCACAGCAAGCTCATGGATACGGCAGTCACCACTGCACTCCTCTGGACCTGGAGTTGGGCATGTCCCTGTCGACGCCATCCATCGGAACCTAG
- the LOC102721365 gene encoding RGG repeats nuclear RNA binding protein A-like, which translates to MGSRNQFDLLVDVDNDDPSHLIAAAEKKAAASPKPAAPATAPAKLPTKPAPPAQAVREARNYGAPHDGAGRGGPGRGRGGRGGRAGPRRDFGEGDANGFEGGYGGGGFGDGGVARGQDSEGKQAERGRGPRQPYRGGGRRGGYTDGQNGDDYGRPRRAYERHSGTGRGYGMKREGAGRGNWGTVTDEGLAQETVEVVNTEETAATAEEEKKPEDAPQSEVDKDKEGLENEEEEEKEPEDTEMTLEEYEKVLEEKRKALLALKAEERKVEVDKELQSMQQLSVKKDNEEVFIKLGSDKDLKKKEIAERDERAKKSLSINEFLKPAEGERYYNPSGRGRGRGRGRGEHRGFYGGFNGNGGRRHASAPAIEDQAQFPSLGGK; encoded by the exons ATGGGGTCCAGGAACCAGTTcgatctcctcgtcgacgtcgacAACGATGACCCCTCCCacctcatcgccgccgccgagaagaaggcggccgcgtcgcccaagccggccgcgccggcgaccgcTCCGGCCAAGCTGCCCACCAagcccgcgccgcccgcacAAGCCG TAAGGGAGGCAAGGAACTACGGTGCTCCGCACGATGGGGCTGGCCGTGGTGGCCCTGGGCGTGGAAGAGGTGGCCGCGGAGGCAGGGCCGGTCCAAGGAGGGATTTTGGTGAGGGTGATGCCAACGGCTTTGAGGGTGGCTATGGCGGTGGCGGGTTTGGTGATGGTGGAGTGGCTCGCGGCCAAGACAGTGAGGGGAAACAGGCAGAGAGGGGCCGTGGGCCACGCCAGCCCTACCGTGGAGGTGGCCGACGGGGTGGCTATACTGATGGGCAGAATGGAGACGACTATGGACGCCCACGGAGGGCGTATGAGCGCCACAGCGGCACTGGCCGTGGCTATGGAATGAAGCGTGAGGGGGCTGGCCGCGGCAATTGGGGAACTGTCACCGATGAAGGCCTTGCACA GGAAACTGTGGAGGTTGTTAATACCGAGGAGACTGCTGCAACTgcagaggaggagaagaagcctGAAGATGCACCGCAATCTGAGGTTGACAAGGACAAGGAGGGTTTAGagaatgaagaagaagaagaaaaggaaccTGAAGATACG GAAATGACTTTGGAGGAATATGAGAAAGTGCTGGAGGAGAAGCGGAAAGCTTTGCTTGCACTGAAGGCTGAGGAGAGAAAAGTTGAAGTCGATAAGGAATTGCAGTCCATGCAACAGCTCTCGGTTAAAAAGGATAACGAGGAAGTGTTTATCAAGCTG GGCTCTGACAAGGacttgaaaaagaaagaaattgctGAACGGGATGAACGCGCCAAGAAG TCCCTGAGCATCAATGAATTCTTGAAGCCGGCTGAAGGTGAGAGGTACTACAACCCCAGTGGTCGTGGTCGTGGCCGTGGCAGGGGTCGTGGTGAGCATCGGGGGTTCTATGGCGGTTTCAATGGCAACGGTGGTCGCAGACATGCTTCCGCTCCGGCGATCGAAGACCAAGCCCAGTTCCCTTCGCTAGGCGGGAAATGA